In Rhipicephalus sanguineus isolate Rsan-2018 unplaced genomic scaffold, BIME_Rsan_1.4 Seq715, whole genome shotgun sequence, one DNA window encodes the following:
- the LOC119378171 gene encoding uncharacterized protein LOC119378171 codes for MPGCCCAPGCNSNYAHGPKARVYRFPMDADQRTAWTRAIPRKDFAPTKYTVVCEKHFLTSDFVTTSTYRDEKTGRVLEVPLQLRRLKSGAIPSLFPNCPSYLSRPTTVVREGPEEKRLRLEGESLQEAIRQSVEAHEEEKKKNNISTFDDLLIALTSFQTNTFWTKLVTHDKVLFLNFDSQEAPTVRFSVTVSADLIVKVFVGDVQLNKLGTLVLPVCLCDVREIDKVLIAVQSLAGNFSDSEERLQIVLKKTVETLEELASQSFPHEWQVEVVKFVKQQVGILLSPTSRYPADLLVFASLVFTISPHAYRFIRSTSKFKLPHPDTIRRVCGSYRVNPCSEQQDALFLSYAKRLAVGMDDHEKL; via the exons ATGCCTGGATGCTGCTGTGCACCGGGGTGCAACTCTAACTATGCTCATGGACCTAAAGCGCGCGTCTATCGGTTTCCGATGGACGCCGACCAACGAACCGCATGGACGAGAGCGATCCCTCGCAAGGATTTTGCGCCCACAAAGTACACTGTG gtgtgtgagAAGCACTTTCTTACAAGTGATTTCGTGACCACTTCGACCTATCGAGATGAGAAAACCGGACGAGTACTTGAAGTTCCTCTCCAGCTGAGACGACTCAAGTCTGGTGCTATCCCGAGCCTATTTCCAAACTGCCCTTCATATCTTTCTCGTCCCACTACTGTTGTCCGGGAAGGCCCTGAAGAGAAGCGGCTTCGTCTAGAGGGAGAATCACTACAGGAGGCAATAAGGCAGTCCGTTGAAGCtcacgaagaagagaagaaaaagaataacatCAGTACTTTTGACGACTTGCTCATCGCTCTGACAAGTTTCCAGACAAACACCTTCTGGACAAAACTTGTTACTCACGACAAAGTCCTCTTCCTAAACTTCGATTCTCAAGAAGCTCCAACTGTGCGGTTTTCTGTAACAGTGTCAGCTGATTTGATCGTGAAAGTGTTTGTTGGTGACGTGCAGCTTAACAAGCTCGGGACCCTCGTGCTTCCTGTTTGTTTGTGTGATGTGCGGGAAATCGACAAGGTCCTTATTGCTGTGCAAAGTTTGGCAGGAAACTTCTCCGACAGTGAAGAACGCTTGCAGATTGTCTTGAAGAAGACAGTGGAAACACTGGAGGAACTAGCGTCACAAAGTTTCCCACACGAGTGGCAAGTAGAAGTTGTCAAGTTCGTAAAACAACAAGTCGGCATTTTACTGAGCCCAACTTCGAGATACCCTGCggacttgctggtatttgctaGCCTTGTGTTCACAATATCTCCCCATGCGTACAGATTTATTAGGTCCACATCAAAGTTCAAACTTCCACATCCCGACACAATTAGACGTGTCTGTGGGTCATACCGTGTGAACCCATGCTCTGAGCAACAAGATGCTTTATTTCTGTCGTATGCAAAGAGGTTGGCCGTAGGAATGGATGACCACGAAAAACTGTGA